A window of the Vitis riparia cultivar Riparia Gloire de Montpellier isolate 1030 unplaced genomic scaffold, EGFV_Vit.rip_1.0 scaffold540_pilon_pilon, whole genome shotgun sequence genome harbors these coding sequences:
- the LOC117910007 gene encoding long-chain-alcohol O-fatty-acyltransferase-like: protein LLLFSFGRGPLSPPQPLLHFICTASLPIKINQNPHPNSYKITSPYSKTGQKVAFLIKALALAALLKVYKYRQFLHPNVILALYCCHVYLAAELILALAAAPARAIGLELEPQFNEPYLATSLQDFWGRRWNLMVSSILRPTIYFPIRRFTASRLGPRCSHLLAMLAAFTVSGLMHEVIYYYLTRVTPTWEVTWFFVLQGVCTAAEVAAKKAAAGRWQFPPAVTRPLTVVFVAVTGFWLFFPQLLRNHVDVKTIGEYSILIDFVKEKTLLPLSLYLQ, encoded by the coding sequence CTTCTCCTCTTCTCCTTCGGCCGTGGCCCCCTTTCACCACCACAGCCCCTCCTCCACTTTATCTGCACTGCCTCCCTCCCTATCAAAATCAACCAAAACCCACATCCCAATTCCTACAAAATTACAAGTCCATATTCCAAAACCGGCCAGAAAGTCGCCTTTCTCATCAAAGCGTTGGCTTTAGCTGCATTGTTGAAGGTCTACAAGTACAGACAATTTTTGCATCCAAACGTCATCTTAGCTCTCTACTGTTGCCACGTGTACCTCGCCGCTGAACTTATCCTGGCCCTGGCTGCAGCCCCGGCTCGAGCCATCGGCCTGGAGCTCGAGCCACAGTTCAATGAACCCTACCTCGCAACTTCTCTACAAGATTTCTGGGGGCGTAGGTGGAACCTCATGGTAAGCAGTATCCTGCGCCCCACCATATACTTTCCCATCCGTCGTTTTACGGCGAGTAGACTTGGGCCCAGGTGCTCACATCTCCTGGCAATGCTCGCGGCCTTTACAGTCTCGGGCCTCATGCACGAGGTAATTTACTACTACCTCACGCGAGTGACTCCCACGTGGGAAGTCACGTGGTTCTTCGTGCTACAGGGGGTGTGCACCGCCGCGGAGGTGGCGGCCAAGAAGGCGGCAGCAGGAAGGTGGCAGTTTCCCCCGGCGGTCACCAGGCCGTTGACGGTTGTGTTCGTGGCCGTCACCGGTTTTTGGCTGTTCTTCCCGCAGCTGTTAAGGAACCACGTGGATGTTAAGACCATTGGGGAGTACtcaattttgattgattttgtcaAGGAGAAAACGCTACTGCCACTGTCCTTGTATTTGCaatga